In Macrobrachium rosenbergii isolate ZJJX-2024 chromosome 4, ASM4041242v1, whole genome shotgun sequence, one genomic interval encodes:
- the LOC136830791 gene encoding zinc finger protein Xfin-like, translating to MCQKSFISERTVVNHLKNCPSNAKHKCLFCDYTSNSQSDVINHTKQHANEQPYQCTKCDKKFVSLGGLTDHELVHLPPRYLCFTCGKVFAEKSILKNHLEVHRGKQLCAQCGKEYSGEDYFCHTEVVSALCKKCGIRFEYLCQYEKHKRMHEEVVEKMKYRGKRLCIHCGKDYSAKDYIFHKELVDEVSPCKICGLHFDYICMYEKHKKEHIEALENIKTCRTQADLCQYIECTEMVVSQAPLIYGYNHVCMICGKRFKDFPSTLVHIERHVESKSGMTRSVASSVCKTSREPVNDFQGFDKHLNSNMKSNLIAKQLDIVAVVNATKMKESRLESDMQLSLKPQEEALKYNLKEDIALKVNRNYRSVNLSARSLPHSSYDSQVHENLPSSPSKGIEKKVILSGYSLSSNEGGSVTKVDHGLTFSKYKAVMAEISQKNLETGESKMKQPLIEPCSLEIVCPLVSSTLGDVATYKSSIVVKSPIASRGKCGSDNLSRCRLILSDEKPSSNNEERVNSPKDRISLYKTETKALNKKERDVPEDICGEVVKDESYCVPSFQSAPRDSSKHREDFKSFDPFMNNPMVGDLSLEHFHSCSNDSQIDTENKVVNQGTNVKKDIRLPSCKDGKVEGMHRTQTALSDNTVNVVSLEKSFSGTVSQGITNKDSSFVENTSIEESRTLGVNSEKNHSSRIREKYNVENKPEFAGQSYMSSLANSLEASNCSGSAVVKDLLPNKKTIQKSGKPQVKVERRCLSRKRKLGKMQGRNAHKKCPSCGIMVLCKLSTHAKTCFKKQEEDCLQQSEMSLENSRNIVPLSIKLENRNISISDVKNQLSENVGDDCGRNGTIAGNGCDLKNVNVSKGILKRTIKNTRESDKLQYVCKEISSKSYLKDNPYCTLCGKVFTVKSAFEAHKQLHENAGWYLCYKCGIAYRNERNLVRHCEITHFGEYVFEFEQEKLVPVRKTGSFSNKLIRKNVPKQYGDSQTDVYDKSGHFECRHCRQIFRCKSVLKLHLESHKKICLDEEFKLIEIQCSICNMKFIDRRRLKLHWQSHKNSQLFTCIVCEKAFSAEDEFLYHKCMKVKHGNFLKEKYVSHENQNVTVDAGGEMDEESTSSNNSSKKKLVGKVESGFSCQAEVKNKNKLYKCPVCRRRFESREVFAAHVVKHEKSKWYICVDCSLCFWLKEGLKEHSMYAHSEHWVTDENTFEETNGSLVESEVKEFLCSVCGDKCLCQETFKQHILQHENDNWCICGDCGNCYRDRGNLLRHERQYHGKIHDDSLTSEKLKNSHGINRTVKVTLERMSPCNICGMYYGTSKTDLEKHLTTHVMQKKKIIFKCTLCLRTFKNMKLLLSHKILHSSQKQRSSISLREKNIVNPKKSSLFKFQDARLHKRVVYKKDIRIFKSSVGPLCSKNSHVHRNLLLRKNVKRTNLLYHRKKLLGSSAQKFVCLSCDSKFFFKISLDKHIKKYHRLGVILGSVSKDIFENVPD from the coding sequence ATGTGCCAAAAGTCATTTATAAGTGAGAGAACTGTtgttaatcatttaaaaaattgtcCAAGTAATGCTAAGCACAAATGCCTTTTTTGTGACTATACGTCTAACTCCCAATCAGACGTTATAAATCACACAAAACAGCATGCAAATGAACAACCTTACCAGTGTACAAAGTGTGACAAGAAGTTTGTATCCCTTGGTGGACTCACAGATCATGAGCTAGTGCATTTACCCCCAAGATATTTGTGTTTCACTTGTGGTAAGGTATTTGCTGAAAAAAGCATTTTAAAGAACCACCTGGAAGTTCACCGTGGTAAACAGTTATGTGCTCAGTGCGGGAAAGAGTATTCTGGTGAGGATTATTTCTGTCATACAGAGGTAGTAAGTGCTCTTTGCAAGAAGTGTGGTATAAGATTTGAATATCTTTGTCAGTATGAGAAACACAAAAGAATGCATGAAGAAGtagttgaaaaaatgaaataccgTGGGAAGCGTTTATGTATTCATTGTGGTAAAGATTATTCAGCTAaagattacatttttcataagGAGTTGGTTGATGAAGTATCTCCTTGCAAAATATGTGGATTACACTTtgattatatttgtatgtatgagaAACACAAAAAAGAGCATATAGAAGcattggaaaatattaaaacttgtAGAACTCAAGCTGATCTTTGCCAGTATATTGAGTGTACGGAAATGGTTGTATCTCAGGCCCCATTGATTTATGGTTACAATCATGTATGTATGATCTGTGGAAAGAGATTTAAAGATTTCCCATCTACTCTTGTTCACATAGAGAGGCATGTCGAAAGTAAGTCTGGGATGACCAGAAGTGTGGCTTCATCTGTATGTAAAACTAGCAGAGAACCAGTGAATGATTTTCAGGGTTTTGATAAACATTTGAATTCAAACATGAAGAGCAATTTGATAGCCAAACAGTTAGATATAGTTGCAGTGGTTAatgctacaaaaatgaaagaatcaagATTAGAATCAGATATGCAGCTTTCCCTTAAACCTCAGGAAGaagctttaaaatataatttaaaggaaGATATTGCTTTGAAGGTGAATAGAAATTATCGTTCAGTTAATCTTAGCGccagaagtcttcctcattctAGCTATGACTCTCaagttcatgaaaatttgccCAGTAGTCCATCTAAAggcattgaaaagaaagtaattttatcaGGGTACTCATTATCCTCAAATGAAGGTGGTTCTGTGACAAAAGTAGATCATGGTCTAACTTTTTCTAAGTATAAAGCAGTGATGGCTGAAATTTCGCAGAAAAATTTAGAGACTGGAGAATCCAAGATGAAACAACCATTAATTGAGCCATGCAGTTTGGAGATAGTGTGTCCCTTAGTCTCTTCTACCCTTGGAGATGTTGCTACCTACAAAAGTAGCATTGTAGTGAAATCACCAATTGCTAGTCGTGGAAAGTGTGGTTCCGATAATCTAAGTCGATGTAGGCTAATTTTGAGTGACGAAAAACCATCATCAAACAATGAAGAAAGAGTGAATAGTCCCAAAGATAGGATTTccttatataaaacagaaacaaaagctttgaataaaaaggaaagagatgTGCCGGAGGACATTTGTGGAGAGGTTGTCAAGGATGAGAGTTATTGTGTTCCAAGTTTCCAGAGTGCTCCCAGGGATAGCTCAAAACACAGAGAAGATTTCAAGTCATTTGATCCATTTATGAATAACCCAATGGTTGGAGACTTGAGCTTAGAACACTTTCATTCTTGCAGTAATGATAGCCAAATAGACACAGAGAATAAAGTTGTAAACCAGGGTACAAATGTGAAAAAAGATATTAGATTACCTTCATGCAAAGATGGAAAAGTTGAGGGAATGCACAGAACCCAGACAGCATTAAGTGATAATACTGTTAATGTTGTTTCATTAGAGAAGTCTTTTTCAGGTACTGTCAGTCAAGGTATTACAAATAAGGATTCATCTTTCGTGGAAAATACAAGTATTGAAGAGTCAAGAACACTCGGAGTGAATTCGGAAAAGAATCATTCTTCAAGAATAAGGGAAAAGTATAATGTAGAAAATAAACCAGAATTTGCAGGACAGAGTTATATGTCATCATTAGCCAATTCTCTAGAGGCTAGTAATTGTAGTGGTAGTGCTGTTGTTAAAGACTTGCTTCCAAATAAGAAAACAATTCAGAAGTCAGGAAAACCTCAAGTAAAGGTAGAAAGGCGGTGTTTATCGAGAAAGCGGAAACTAGGAAAGATGCAGGGTCGTAATGCTCACAAAAAATGTCCCAGTTGTGGAATTATGGTTCTTTGCAAGCTAAGTACACATGCTAAAACATGTTTTAAAAAGCAGGAAGAAGACTGTTTACAACAAAGTGAAATGTCCTTAGAAAATTCCAGAAATATTGTGCCGTTATCAATTAAATTAGAGAACCGTAATATTAGTATTAGTGATGTTAAGAATCAACTCTCCGAAAATGTAGGGGATGATTGCGGTCGAAATGGGACAATAGCTGGTAATGGTTgtgatttaaaaaatgtaaatgtttcaAAAGGAATTCTGAAAAGGACCATTAAAAATACTAGAGAATCAGACAAGTTGCAATATGTTTGTAAAGAGATATCTAGTAAGTCGTATCTGAAAGATAATCCTTATTGTACATTGTGTGGCAAAGTGTTTACTGTCAAATCTGCCTTTGAGGCTCATAAGCAGTTACATGAAAATGCTGGTTGGTATCTATGCTACAAGTGTGGAATTGCTTACAGGAATGAAAGGAATCTTGTGCGCCATTGTGAAATAACTCATTTTGGAGAATATGTTTTtgaatttgaacaagaaaaattaGTTCCTGTTAGAAAAACAGGtagtttttcaaataaattaatcAGAAAGAATGTACCTAAACAATATGGTGACAGTCAGACGGATGTGTATGATAAATCTGGCCATTTTGAATGTAGGCATTGTAGACAAATATTCAGATGTAAAAGTGTGCTTAAACTCCATTtggaaagtcataaaaaaatttgtttggatGAAGAATTTAAACTGATTGAGATACAATGCTCGATttgtaatatgaaatttatagATAGGAGGAGGTTGAAATTACATTGGCAGTCTCATAAGAATTCTCAGTTGTTTACATGCATTGTTTGTGAGAAGGCATTTAGTGCAGAAGATGAATTTCTGTATCACAAATGTATGAAAGTTAAACATGGAAATTTCTTAAAGGAGAAATATGTCAGCCATGAAAATCAGAATGTTACAGTTGATGCAGGTGGTGAGATGGATGAAGAAAGTACATCAAGTAATAATAGCTCGAAAAAGAAACTGGTTGGTAAAGTGGAAAGTGGTTTCTCTTGTCAGGCAGAagttaagaacaaaaataaattgtacaAGTGCCCAGTTTGTCGAAGGAGATTTGAAAGTAGAGAAGTTTTTGCTGCTCACGTTGTTAAACATGAAAAGTCCAAGTGGTATATATGTGTTGATTGCAGTCTTTGCTTTTGGCTTAAGGAAGGCTTAAAAGAGCATTCGATGTATGCGCATAGTGAACATTGGGTCACAGATGAAAATACTTTTGAAGAAACTAATGGTTCCCTGGTTGAAAGTGAAGTAAAGGAGTTTCTTTGCAGTGTTTGTGGTGATAAGTGTCTTTGTCAAGAAACCTTTAAACAGCATATACTTCAGCATGAAAATGATAACTGGTGCATTTGTGGCGATTGTGGTAATTGCTACAGGGATAGGGGTAACttacttagacatgagaggcaatATCATGGAAAGATACATGATGATAGTCTCACCTCTGAGAAATTGAAGAATAGTCATGGAATCAATAGGACTGTTAAAGTAACTCTTGAACGTATGTCACCATGTAACATTTGTGGAATGTATTATGGTACATCTAAGACAGACTTGGAGAAGCATCTTACAACCCATGTAATgcagaagaaaaagataatatttaAATGTACACTTTGTTTAAGGACtttcaaaaatatgaaacttcttttatctcataaaattttgCATTCGTCTCAGAAGCAAAGATCCTCAATAAGTTTAAGGGAAAAGAACATTGTGAATCCAAAGAAATCTTCATTATTCAAGTTCCAAGATGCTCGCTTGCACAAACGTGTAGTGTATAAGAAAGATATTCGTATTTTCAAGTCATCGGTAGGGCCCCTCTGCAGTAAAAATTCGCATGTTCACAGAAACTTGTTGCTGCGAAAAAACGTGAAACGGACGAATTTATTGTACCATCGTAAGAAGTTATTGGGTTCAAGTGCACAAAAATTTGTGTGCCTCAGTTGTGAttccaagttttttttcaaaatttcccttGATAAGCACATCAAGAAATATCATCGACTTGGAGTAATTTTGGGCAGTGTTTCAAAAGACATTTTTGAAAATGTACCTGATTGA